The Cohaesibacter gelatinilyticus genome contains a region encoding:
- a CDS encoding aspartate aminotransferase family protein translates to MNRHVSSGMPNDLQNYWMPFTANRQFKQDPRMIVSADGMYYKSSDGRDILDGTAGLWCVNAGHNRPLITQAVQEQVAQLDYAPSFQFGHPKAFELANRVADMFPDGMDHVFFTNSGSESVDSALKIALHYHRMRGDAARTRLIGRERGYHGTGFGGISVGGIVKNRMHFGSMLTGVDHLPHTHDLERNAFTKGCPEHGAEKADALIDIATLHDPSTIAAVIVEPMAGSTGVLMPPKGYLKRLRELCDQYGILLIFDEVITGFGRLGAATAAEYFGVTPDIITTAKGLTNGIIPAGAVIVANKIYESAMENADAPIELFHGYTYSGHPIAAAAGLATLETYKQENLFERVADLAPYWEEAVHSLNGTKHVIDLRNLGLVGAIELASRDGAPGARGMDVMVKAWEKGIMVRVTGDILALSPPFIIEKAEIDRIFETLAEILPTVD, encoded by the coding sequence ATGAATAGACACGTAAGTTCTGGCATGCCCAATGATCTGCAAAATTACTGGATGCCCTTCACCGCCAATCGCCAATTCAAGCAGGACCCTCGAATGATCGTCTCTGCGGATGGCATGTATTACAAAAGCTCCGACGGTCGGGATATTCTGGACGGCACCGCAGGCCTATGGTGTGTCAATGCGGGGCATAATCGCCCTCTGATCACACAAGCGGTCCAAGAACAAGTCGCTCAGCTGGATTACGCGCCGAGCTTCCAGTTCGGCCATCCAAAAGCATTCGAGTTGGCCAATCGGGTGGCTGACATGTTTCCGGATGGAATGGACCATGTCTTCTTTACAAATTCCGGCTCTGAATCCGTGGACTCTGCTTTGAAGATTGCACTTCATTATCATCGCATGCGTGGCGATGCTGCACGGACCCGTCTGATCGGGCGTGAGCGCGGCTATCATGGTACCGGCTTTGGTGGCATTTCCGTTGGCGGCATCGTCAAGAACCGCATGCATTTCGGTTCCATGCTCACTGGCGTTGATCATCTGCCCCATACCCACGATCTGGAACGCAATGCCTTTACCAAAGGCTGCCCGGAGCATGGTGCCGAAAAGGCAGATGCTCTGATTGACATCGCAACTTTGCACGATCCATCAACCATCGCTGCTGTGATTGTCGAGCCTATGGCTGGCTCCACAGGCGTTCTGATGCCACCAAAAGGCTATCTGAAGCGTCTTCGTGAGCTATGCGATCAATATGGCATTCTGCTCATCTTTGATGAAGTCATTACCGGCTTTGGTCGTCTCGGCGCAGCAACTGCTGCGGAATATTTTGGTGTTACACCTGATATCATCACGACGGCCAAGGGTTTGACCAATGGCATCATCCCTGCCGGTGCTGTGATCGTTGCCAACAAGATCTACGAGTCCGCCATGGAAAATGCCGATGCTCCGATTGAGCTGTTCCACGGCTATACCTATTCCGGTCATCCAATCGCGGCGGCGGCTGGCCTCGCAACGCTGGAAACCTACAAGCAGGAAAACCTGTTTGAGCGTGTGGCGGATCTTGCTCCTTATTGGGAAGAAGCCGTACATAGCCTGAATGGAACCAAGCATGTGATTGATTTGCGCAATCTCGGCCTTGTCGGCGCGATTGAATTGGCTTCACGTGACGGGGCGCCGGGAGCTCGTGGTATGGATGTGATGGTCAAGGCTTGGGAGAAGGGCATCATGGTGCGCGTGACGGGTGACATTCTCGCAC
- a CDS encoding cupin domain-containing protein has protein sequence MSEQRPETQQSVEENVGARLRQVRETFGLSQRALARKTGVANATISMIENGQSSPSVGALKRILDGLPMDLASFFSFDLSQGNSYFYKASDLLEIGKGAVSFRLVGADRPQKAIQMLYETFQPGADTGRVSITHEGEECGIVVSGKLEVTVGEERRLLGPGDAWYFESHIPHKFRNTGSIPCLCISACTPPTF, from the coding sequence ATGTCTGAGCAGAGACCCGAAACACAGCAAAGTGTTGAAGAAAATGTCGGTGCACGACTGCGGCAAGTACGCGAGACCTTCGGATTATCACAACGGGCTCTGGCAAGAAAAACCGGTGTGGCCAATGCCACGATATCAATGATTGAAAATGGTCAATCCAGCCCATCGGTTGGCGCATTGAAACGTATTCTTGATGGATTGCCGATGGATCTGGCGAGCTTTTTCAGCTTCGATCTCTCTCAAGGCAATAGCTATTTCTATAAAGCATCAGACCTGCTGGAGATCGGTAAAGGGGCAGTCTCCTTCCGCCTTGTCGGGGCAGACAGACCGCAAAAAGCCATTCAGATGCTGTATGAGACATTCCAGCCAGGGGCGGATACGGGCAGGGTTTCCATCACCCACGAAGGAGAGGAATGCGGCATCGTGGTGTCAGGAAAGCTTGAAGTAACGGTCGGGGAAGAGCGCAGGTTGCTCGGTCCGGGTGATGCCTGGTATTTCGAAAGTCATATTCCCCATAAATTCCGCAATACGGGCTCGATCCCTTGCCTGTGCATCTCAGCCTGCACACCGCCCACTTTCTAG
- a CDS encoding glutamine synthetase family protein produces the protein MISNPLLFTATSDIAGKTRGKAFPLSDLDKRSKRGIGWVPTNVQITCFDSIADSPFGSLGDLLLIPDMETLVAVDFEDGKPVERFALGDITSLDGEAWNCCTRSILKSALARLKNAGGVELFSAFEHEFQIKDVDGSPGEGFSLGAFSERRAFGECLMEALKQGGLIPDTFMKEYGAAQYEVTNAPTTGVTSADHAVILRELTRLSAKRMGENATFTPIRDPSGVGNGVHIHLSFRDKEGNPKTHDDSDPHGMSALSGSFIAGVLKYLDSIVALTAPSAISYLRLTPHRWSAAFNNLGYRDREASLRICPVTSNDPTSIAKQYNFEFRAADAAASPHLALAAIIHAGAQGIEDNLPKPDVTQDDLSLLSEQELTDRGFIRLPQSLPGALERFEQNEVVRGWFGEEFANIYLAHKRGELDYLKDMSESEICAAYESVY, from the coding sequence ATGATATCTAACCCTTTGCTCTTCACCGCGACATCCGATATCGCCGGCAAGACCCGTGGCAAAGCCTTTCCGCTTTCGGATCTGGACAAGCGCAGTAAACGCGGCATCGGCTGGGTGCCGACCAATGTACAGATCACCTGCTTCGATTCCATCGCTGATAGCCCGTTTGGATCTCTGGGCGACTTGCTGCTGATCCCCGATATGGAGACATTGGTTGCTGTCGATTTTGAAGATGGCAAACCGGTCGAGCGGTTCGCATTGGGCGATATTACTTCTCTGGATGGCGAAGCGTGGAATTGCTGCACGCGATCAATCTTGAAGTCCGCCTTGGCACGTTTGAAAAATGCGGGCGGTGTCGAGCTGTTCTCTGCCTTTGAGCATGAGTTCCAGATCAAGGATGTCGATGGCAGTCCTGGTGAAGGCTTCTCGCTTGGAGCTTTTTCTGAGCGGCGGGCGTTTGGTGAATGCCTGATGGAGGCACTGAAACAAGGTGGCCTGATACCCGATACATTCATGAAAGAATATGGTGCAGCTCAATATGAGGTCACCAACGCTCCGACCACAGGTGTCACCTCTGCTGATCACGCGGTCATCTTGCGAGAATTGACCCGCCTCAGCGCAAAGCGCATGGGCGAAAACGCAACCTTTACCCCCATTCGAGATCCATCTGGTGTGGGCAATGGCGTGCATATCCATCTCAGTTTTCGTGATAAAGAGGGCAACCCCAAAACCCATGATGACAGCGATCCTCATGGCATGTCTGCCCTGTCCGGCTCCTTCATTGCGGGTGTCTTGAAATATCTAGATTCGATTGTCGCGCTGACCGCCCCATCAGCCATTTCCTATCTGCGGCTTACGCCCCATCGCTGGAGTGCTGCTTTCAACAATCTCGGATATAGGGATCGTGAGGCATCCTTGCGCATTTGCCCGGTAACATCGAATGATCCAACCAGCATTGCCAAGCAATATAATTTCGAGTTCCGGGCGGCGGACGCTGCTGCCTCTCCTCATTTGGCGCTGGCAGCCATCATTCATGCCGGCGCCCAAGGCATCGAAGACAATCTTCCAAAGCCGGACGTCACACAGGATGATCTATCCTTGCTTTCCGAACAGGAATTAACGGATCGAGGCTTTATCCGCCTGCCTCAAAGCCTGCCCGGGGCTCTTGAACGTTTTGAGCAAAATGAAGTGGTGCGTGGCTGGTTTGGCGAGGAATTTGCCAATATCTACCTCGCCCATAAACGCGGTGAATTGGATTACCTCAAGGACATGAGCGAATCCGAGATCTGCGCGGCCTATGAAAGTGTTTACTAG